One genomic segment of Gadus chalcogrammus isolate NIFS_2021 chromosome 3, NIFS_Gcha_1.0, whole genome shotgun sequence includes these proteins:
- the misp3 gene encoding ABC transporter F family member 4, whose amino-acid sequence MVRSLEIEESPDRIRMTEKPSSLSIPKLNGGSKMDSYPYEDNLSDSGVSADFSTSSTFDNLTIKTNETPIEQEIRRAVQREESLRRSRGIKHVPPTTEYVEIPLKKPVLYSGLPVKTEQNQGKDRQIAGKKMQKEIHAEVQREQALVRLGTVPGVYDKGTVRQLKERKQLFEAFQEPRDSSGNLTPRTSAPSWASTNDLSPGENQEKASTAASPAGGLSSGRGRSMDLLNQKQQQSPTSSPWNKPGGSTSSTSPKGPGLSEGNGCQVIILESNLPSLSLYPPQPLQQNQRAAPLTQKQAVNGIGSGTSSASASLGREDGLGRTEGEEEEEEEEEEEEEPLPKENPFFKLRPSLAVDKVEQDIREAQQRERELRRQRTSLYGAARARGEEKASGGGMVNGGGEQLSPCCVTSPSVDPLAPRSQLFSLRPRLAGAPSARQSLGRLGLWPPPSQDEEKNDIQLESPRAARQKTPLLQHWETGLVNMGHNDEDQ is encoded by the exons ATGGTTAGATCCTTGGAAATCGAAGAAAGCCCGGACAGAATAAGAATGACAGAAAAGCCAAGCTCTCTTTCTATCCCCAAGCTCAATGGTGGCTCCAAAATGGACAGTTATCCCTACGAAGACAACCTGAGTGACAGTGGAGTATCTGCAGACTTCTCTACAAGCAGCACTTTTGACAACCTCACCATCAAGACCAACGAGACACCTATCGAGCAGGAGATCCGGCGGGCTGTACAACGAGAGGAGAGCCTACGAAGATCTAGGGGGATCAAACATGTTCCGCCAACCACAGAGTATGTGGAGATCCCTCTGAAGAAGCCTGTTTTGTACTCCGGCCTTCCTGTGAAGACAGAGCAGAACCAgggcaaagacagacagattgcTGGTAAGAAGATGCAGAAGGAGATCCACGCAGAGGTGCAGAGGGAACAGGCTCTGGTCAGGCTCGGGACCGTCCCGGGCGTCTACGACAAAGGCACGGTGCGGCAGCTCAAAGAGAGGAAGCAGCTCTTTGAAGCCTTCCAGGAACCCAGGGACTCGTCCGGAAATCTCACCCCGAGGACGAGTGCACCATCCTGGGCTTCCACCAACGACCTTTCCCCCGGGGAGAACCAGGAGAAGGCCTCGACAGCAGCCTCCCCTGCGGGTGGCTTGTCATCAGGGAGGGGACGGAGCATGGACCTGCTGAATCAGAAGCAGCAGCAAAGTCCCACATCCTCCCCCTGGAACAAGCCCGGGggttccacctcctccacatctCCCAAGGGGCCGGGGCTATCCGAGGGGAACGGTTGCCAGGTGATCATCCTGGAGAGTAACCTCCCCTCCCTTAGCCTGTACCCCCCGCAGCCACTGCAGCAGAATCAGAGAGCAGCCCCCCTCACGCAGAAACAAGCGGTCAATGGGATCGGCTCGGGGACATCCAGCGCTTCTGCGTCCCTTGGGAGGGAAGATGGCCTGGGgagaacagagggagaggaggaggaggaggaggaggaagaggaggaagaggagccccTTCCCAAGGagaaccctttttttaaacTGCGCCCCTCCTTAGCGGTGGACAAAGTGGAGCAGGATATCCGGGAGGCTCagcagcgggagagagagctcCGCAGGCAGAGAACCAGCCTGTACGGGGCCGCGAGGGCCAGGGGCGAGGAGAAGGCCAGTGGAGGGGGAATGGTTAATGGTGGGGGAGAACAGCTATCCCCGTGCTGTGTTACGTCTCCTTCAGTCGACCCACTGGCTCCTCGTTCCCAGCTGTTCTCCCTGAGGCCCAGGCTGGCTGGGGCCCCATCAG CGCGCCAGTCTCTTGGTAGACTGGGCCTGTGGCCCCCCCCATCTCAGGATGAAGAGAAGAACGATATCCAGCTGGAG AGTCCCAGGGCTGCCAGACAGAAGACACCTCTGCTGCAGCACTGGGAGACAGGACTGGTCAACATGGGACACAATGACGAAGACCAGTAG